A single region of the Lycium barbarum isolate Lr01 chromosome 2, ASM1917538v2, whole genome shotgun sequence genome encodes:
- the LOC132621467 gene encoding nuclear transcription factor Y subunit B-5-like: MAQNMGATSSSNDEGVSSREQDRLLPIANVGRIMKQILPPNAKISKEAKETMQECVSEFIGFVTGEASDKCRKERRKTVNGDDVCWALGTLGFDDYSGTLRRYLHRYREIEGEKVNQERVSEELEEQAGGSSSHRNPQPRNYLD, translated from the coding sequence ATGGCTCAAAACATGGGAGCAACAAGCTCTTCAAACGATGAAGGAGTTAGCAGCAGGGAACAAGATCGTTTGTTGCCTATAGCCAACGTTGGTCGAATAATGAAACAAATTTTGCCACCAAATGCAAAAATCTCAAAAGAAGCAAAAGAAACAATGCAAGAATGTGTGTCTGAATTCATTGGATTTGTGACAGGTGAAGCATCGGACAAGTGCCGGAAAGAGCGAAGGAAGACGGTGAACGGCGACGACGTTTGTTGGGCTTTAGGAACCCTAGGGTTTGATGATTATAGTGGTACTTTGAGGAGGTATTTGCATAGATATAGAGAGATTGAAGGTGAGAAAGTAAATCAAGAAAGAGTTAGTGAAGAGTTGGAAGAGCAAGCAGGAGGATCTTCCTCACATAGAAATCCTCAGCCAAGAAACTATCTCGATTAG